One part of the Synechococcus sp. UW179A genome encodes these proteins:
- the murD gene encoding UDP-N-acetylmuramoyl-L-alanine--D-glutamate ligase, whose product MTLSVVIGLGRSGIGAARLLKAQGSEVVVLEKAENDACRRKSADLRGQGIDVQLGHPLEIASFEPLLNELDQVVISPGISWTHPTLEALRTRGVAVKGEMALAWETLKQRPWIGITGTNGKTTVTHLLHHVLSHGGLEAPMAGNVGYSAAELALGCLEASCPLPDWIVMEMSSYQIEAATEVAPRIGIWTTLTPDHLERHGSLDAYRAIKRGLLERSQLAILNGDDPEISRTRCSWGQTRVNWVSTSLAYSDSASARMSVSDDGWVCEGERRLFCADALAMPGEHNQQNMLLVTAAALEAGLAPETIESALRCFDGVPHRLESLGNVQGIAVFNDSKATNYDAAAVGLQSVPNPVVLLAGGQTKQGDAQPWLQLLKERSSAVVLFGAGAQELRGLIEASAFHGAVTTHRSLDDAVPHALELAQQQKAASLLLSPACASFDQYTDFEARGNHFRELIEASRSN is encoded by the coding sequence ATGACCCTGAGTGTCGTGATCGGACTGGGACGCTCTGGAATCGGAGCAGCCCGTCTGCTCAAAGCCCAGGGATCAGAGGTGGTAGTTCTCGAGAAGGCTGAGAACGATGCCTGCAGGCGAAAGTCAGCTGACCTGAGAGGGCAGGGCATTGATGTCCAGCTTGGACACCCCCTGGAGATAGCCAGTTTCGAGCCCTTGCTCAATGAGCTCGATCAGGTGGTGATCAGTCCTGGAATTTCCTGGACGCATCCAACCCTTGAGGCGTTACGAACGCGAGGAGTTGCGGTGAAGGGAGAGATGGCCCTGGCCTGGGAGACCCTGAAGCAACGGCCATGGATTGGCATCACTGGCACCAACGGGAAAACCACCGTGACCCATCTTCTCCACCACGTGCTCAGCCATGGCGGATTGGAGGCTCCCATGGCCGGCAATGTGGGGTACTCCGCCGCAGAACTGGCACTGGGATGTTTAGAGGCCTCCTGCCCTCTTCCCGACTGGATCGTCATGGAGATGAGCAGCTACCAAATTGAAGCGGCCACCGAAGTGGCCCCGCGCATCGGAATCTGGACAACGCTGACACCTGACCACCTTGAGCGACATGGGTCACTAGACGCTTACAGAGCGATCAAGCGCGGACTGCTTGAACGCTCCCAGCTGGCGATTCTCAATGGTGATGACCCTGAAATCAGCCGAACTCGCTGCAGCTGGGGACAGACCCGAGTGAACTGGGTCAGCACCAGCCTGGCTTACTCAGACAGCGCAAGCGCTCGGATGAGTGTGAGTGACGACGGCTGGGTCTGCGAGGGAGAGCGAAGATTGTTCTGCGCTGATGCTCTCGCCATGCCAGGAGAGCACAACCAGCAGAACATGCTGCTGGTGACGGCAGCGGCTCTCGAAGCTGGATTGGCGCCGGAAACCATTGAATCAGCGTTGCGATGCTTCGATGGTGTCCCCCATCGACTCGAATCGCTCGGAAACGTCCAGGGCATTGCCGTTTTCAATGACAGCAAGGCAACCAACTACGACGCAGCTGCAGTGGGTTTGCAGTCCGTACCCAATCCGGTAGTCCTACTCGCAGGCGGTCAAACCAAACAGGGCGACGCTCAGCCCTGGCTGCAACTGCTGAAAGAGCGCAGCAGCGCTGTTGTGCTGTTTGGTGCGGGGGCTCAAGAACTGCGTGGCTTGATCGAAGCATCTGCTTTTCACGGCGCCGTGACCACGCACAGAAGCCTGGATGATGCTGTGCCGCATGCCCTTGAACTGGCCCAACAACAGAAGGCTGCAAGTCTGCTGTTGTCACCGGCATGCGCCAGCTTTGACCAATACACCGATTTTGAAGCTCGTGGCAATCACTTCCGCGAGCTGATCGAAGCGAGCCGATCAAACTAG
- a CDS encoding EVE domain-containing protein, giving the protein MAYWLMKSEPDVYGIHHLEHEQTTLWDGIRNYQARNFMRTMAVGDQAFFYHSNCKPPGIIGMMEVIETGLVDPTQFDPSSKYHDPASKPESPRWDCVRLAYRGRFQDILSLEDLRQSYQPEELAVVRRGNRLSILPVEDRIAQDLLNRLGSVQ; this is encoded by the coding sequence GTGGCCTACTGGCTGATGAAAAGTGAACCCGATGTTTACGGGATTCATCATCTTGAGCATGAGCAGACGACGCTCTGGGACGGTATTCGCAATTATCAGGCGCGTAATTTCATGCGCACGATGGCCGTTGGCGATCAGGCCTTCTTTTATCACTCCAATTGCAAGCCCCCAGGGATCATCGGAATGATGGAAGTGATCGAAACAGGACTGGTGGATCCCACACAATTCGATCCATCATCGAAATATCACGACCCTGCATCGAAACCGGAATCCCCGCGCTGGGATTGTGTGCGTCTGGCCTATCGAGGCAGATTTCAGGACATTTTGAGTCTGGAGGACTTACGTCAGTCCTACCAACCGGAAGAACTGGCCGTCGTTCGACGCGGCAATCGGCTTTCCATTCTTCCTGTCGAAGACCGAATCGCTCAGGATCTCCTCAATCGACTTGGCTCAGTTCAGTGA
- a CDS encoding DUF2811 domain-containing protein: protein MQSVDQLEQTQASASDPLLEVSKASDESAVSFHSELPQPLQQAMVAFIERCPNWDQYRLVQAALAGFLIQHGVESREITRLYVGNMFRRESLTQGF, encoded by the coding sequence ATGCAGTCGGTCGATCAGTTGGAGCAGACTCAGGCATCAGCATCAGATCCGCTGCTGGAGGTTTCGAAGGCTTCCGATGAGTCAGCGGTGAGCTTTCATTCAGAGCTCCCCCAGCCCCTGCAGCAAGCCATGGTTGCGTTCATTGAGCGCTGCCCAAACTGGGATCAGTACCGTCTTGTTCAGGCTGCTCTGGCTGGATTCCTGATTCAGCACGGAGTGGAGTCAAGAGAAATCACTCGGCTTTATGTGGGCAACATGTTCCGCCGAGAATCTTTGACCCAGGGTTTCTGA
- a CDS encoding DUF1818 family protein — protein MIQEEGSGWRLSRDPSRPPFSVLIGGEDWALELKECEACELVSLISDLTDQHRAICAQLMAEESITVELERGSWWVCLEGDRSRWSIRAICSGDGDLARGFEVCWPDPAAQAIAEAMRTLWDNGND, from the coding sequence ATGATTCAAGAGGAGGGCTCTGGCTGGAGATTGTCTAGGGATCCTTCCCGCCCACCGTTTTCAGTTCTGATTGGTGGGGAAGACTGGGCCCTCGAACTCAAGGAGTGTGAAGCCTGCGAGCTGGTTTCACTCATCAGTGATCTGACAGATCAACATCGAGCCATCTGCGCTCAGCTTATGGCGGAGGAATCCATCACCGTCGAGCTGGAGCGTGGCAGTTGGTGGGTCTGCCTCGAGGGTGATCGATCACGCTGGTCGATTCGGGCCATCTGTAGTGGTGATGGTGACCTCGCTCGTGGCTTTGAAGTCTGCTGGCCTGACCCTGCTGCGCAGGCCATCGCGGAGGCAATGAGAACGTTGTGGGACAACGGCAATGATTAG
- a CDS encoding DNA-directed RNA polymerase subunit omega, whose product MLSAGVDHQDLAKRGESLIRQSSNRYLTTVRIAFRAKQRRFDDFDGLLEESSVKPVQRAIVELSDEQDQPDLLPG is encoded by the coding sequence ATGCTTTCTGCAGGAGTCGATCATCAGGATCTCGCCAAGCGCGGTGAAAGCCTGATCCGTCAGTCCAGCAATCGCTATCTGACCACGGTTCGGATTGCCTTCCGTGCCAAACAGAGGCGCTTTGACGACTTCGATGGTCTGCTTGAAGAATCCAGCGTCAAGCCAGTGCAGCGGGCCATCGTTGAGCTGAGCGACGAACAGGATCAGCCCGATCTTCTCCCTGGATGA
- a CDS encoding Hsp70 family protein, with amino-acid sequence MAVVQPLAAEQNLHLSEASYNVGTLAIDLGSTTTVVAFQSAERSEVDLLDLPQITREQGAIPSLIWAEDAVSGPALVGLEVLENGLHERDAPQLHRDFKRWIGIPLDPQSAERRLSPEQAGARLLTEIWKRMPPELSIERLVLTAPVDQGSGYRDWLLKACEPMQVAEIALVDEPTAAALGAGLEAGSKLLVVDLGGGTLDLSLVALEGGEGRAAPVAQLLRFRGQDLTNSRQALRQAKVLGKAGINLGGRDLDRWILDELCPDGLPEEGDGLMALLNAAERLKCRLSDPDIPNRESLSEIANGQDFDAPSNLSMDRHKFSRLLQERGLFDALEGLLSKTLRDAELNGCPAEDLDAVVVVGGGAHLPQLRDWLTEKLSPTPLLTPPPMEAVACGALSLTPGVRMQDLLQRGISLRCWNQRSNTHHWHPLFLPGQPWPSSKPLELILSASGPDQQSLELVLGESRGETRHEVVMVNGLPRVLEKNDGWDEVTKRPDTACELPLEPPGQPGEDCLKLRFHLNDQAELILEGEDLRTGESLEPRPLGTVR; translated from the coding sequence ATAGCGGTGGTTCAGCCCCTCGCTGCCGAACAAAACCTTCATCTTTCCGAGGCGTCTTATAACGTCGGCACCTTGGCGATCGACCTGGGAAGCACCACCACGGTGGTGGCTTTTCAGTCTGCTGAGCGATCTGAGGTGGATCTGCTCGACCTACCTCAGATCACCCGTGAGCAGGGAGCGATCCCATCGCTCATCTGGGCAGAGGACGCGGTCTCAGGTCCCGCGCTGGTTGGGCTTGAGGTGCTTGAAAACGGTTTACACGAACGTGATGCTCCTCAGTTGCATCGCGACTTCAAGCGTTGGATCGGCATTCCATTGGATCCGCAGAGTGCCGAGAGACGACTCAGCCCCGAACAGGCCGGTGCGCGTCTTCTGACTGAAATCTGGAAGAGGATGCCCCCTGAACTGAGCATCGAGCGACTCGTCCTGACAGCCCCCGTGGATCAGGGGTCCGGTTATCGCGACTGGCTTCTCAAAGCCTGCGAACCGATGCAGGTCGCAGAGATCGCCTTGGTGGACGAACCAACGGCAGCTGCCCTCGGTGCTGGACTCGAAGCTGGTTCCAAGCTTCTCGTCGTCGACCTTGGCGGAGGAACTCTCGATCTATCCCTAGTCGCCCTCGAAGGTGGTGAAGGTCGTGCTGCTCCAGTGGCCCAGCTGCTTCGCTTCCGCGGCCAGGACCTCACCAACAGCCGTCAGGCGCTCCGTCAGGCCAAAGTCCTCGGCAAAGCTGGCATCAACCTGGGTGGTAGGGATCTGGATCGCTGGATTCTCGACGAACTCTGTCCAGACGGCCTGCCGGAGGAAGGCGATGGGCTGATGGCTCTGTTGAATGCGGCGGAACGTTTGAAATGTCGCCTCAGCGATCCCGATATCCCGAATCGGGAAAGCCTCTCGGAGATAGCCAATGGCCAGGATTTCGACGCGCCGAGCAACCTGTCGATGGATCGACACAAGTTCAGTCGTCTACTGCAGGAGCGAGGACTGTTTGATGCCCTTGAAGGACTGCTCAGCAAAACCTTGCGCGATGCGGAACTCAACGGCTGTCCGGCCGAGGATCTTGATGCTGTAGTGGTGGTAGGGGGAGGCGCCCATCTACCCCAGCTGCGCGATTGGCTTACAGAGAAGCTTTCGCCCACACCACTGCTCACCCCCCCGCCGATGGAAGCGGTGGCCTGCGGTGCCCTGAGCCTCACTCCTGGAGTTCGCATGCAGGACCTGCTGCAACGCGGAATCTCACTGCGCTGCTGGAACCAGCGCAGCAACACCCATCACTGGCATCCCCTGTTTTTACCGGGTCAGCCCTGGCCGTCCAGCAAGCCGCTGGAACTGATATTGAGCGCCAGCGGGCCGGACCAGCAGTCGCTCGAGCTGGTGCTTGGAGAGTCCAGGGGGGAGACAAGACATGAAGTGGTGATGGTCAATGGCCTGCCCCGTGTGCTGGAAAAAAACGATGGATGGGATGAGGTAACAAAGCGGCCAGACACCGCCTGTGAGCTTCCCCTTGAACCTCCCGGGCAGCCTGGAGAAGATTGTCTAAAACTGCGTTTCCATCTCAATGATCAGGCGGAACTGATCCTTGAGGGAGAGGATCTACGGACAGGCGAAAGCCTTGAGCCGAGACCACTCGGGACCGTGCGGTGA
- a CDS encoding ferredoxin-thioredoxin reductase variable chain, translating to MQPGDKVVVTSSVMVYNHPLHRGEAFDMKGSEGDVISVLTEWKGRPISPTLPVLVAFGRYKAHFRGEEIQFSA from the coding sequence ATGCAGCCTGGCGACAAGGTCGTTGTGACCTCATCGGTAATGGTTTACAACCATCCCTTACACCGTGGTGAAGCCTTCGACATGAAGGGCAGCGAGGGGGATGTGATCAGTGTTCTGACTGAATGGAAGGGACGCCCGATCAGCCCCACCCTGCCAGTGCTCGTGGCCTTCGGTCGCTACAAGGCTCATTTCCGCGGGGAGGAGATTCAATTCTCCGCCTAA
- the pyrR gene encoding bifunctional pyr operon transcriptional regulator/uracil phosphoribosyltransferase PyrR has protein sequence MVTSGNSERIEILSAEDVGRTLSRLASQVLECVGEVEQLLLLGIPTRGVQLSAVLARFLKEQSGQTIAQGTLDPTFHRDDLERVAMRPVQATELPVSVEGRDVLLVDDVIFTGRTVRAALEAIQAWGRPRRVMLLVMVDRGHRELPIQPDFCGRSVPTRRTETIELRLMDVDGEEGVFLRSL, from the coding sequence ATGGTGACGTCTGGGAATAGTGAGCGGATCGAGATCCTTTCTGCCGAGGATGTCGGCCGAACGCTGTCTCGCCTGGCCTCTCAGGTTCTTGAATGTGTGGGAGAGGTCGAGCAGTTGCTGCTGCTGGGAATTCCCACCCGGGGCGTTCAGTTGTCAGCTGTACTGGCGCGCTTCCTCAAGGAGCAGAGCGGCCAGACGATCGCCCAGGGCACACTGGATCCGACCTTCCATCGTGATGATCTGGAGCGAGTGGCGATGAGGCCTGTGCAGGCGACCGAGCTGCCTGTAAGTGTCGAAGGACGTGATGTGCTGCTGGTCGATGACGTGATTTTTACCGGCCGCACGGTCCGTGCCGCTTTGGAAGCGATCCAGGCCTGGGGCCGGCCACGCCGCGTCATGCTGTTAGTGATGGTGGACCGCGGTCATCGGGAACTGCCGATTCAGCCTGATTTCTGCGGTCGATCCGTTCCCACTCGACGCACCGAAACCATCGAGCTCAGACTGATGGATGTGGATGGGGAAGAAGGGGTTTTTCTCAGAAGTCTTTAG
- the gpmI gene encoding 2,3-bisphosphoglycerate-independent phosphoglycerate mutase has protein sequence MNVADRHTGRPSRERSIAPVVLAILDGWGERSDTDHNAIQAASTPVMDALRHAYPQTLIQASGSHVGLPDGQMGNSEVGHLTIGAGRIIRQELVRIGDTVRDNQLRAVPKLRELAERLRASNGTLHLLGLCSDGGVHSHVDHLCGLLHWAADEGLKHVSIHAITDGRDTPTQSAPIYLKQVEDTIQSCGVGEIASICGRYWAMDRDRRWERTSRAHELLTSPDVPVSELSASEALQASYDSGTTDEFVEPIRLRATHLNDGDALLMFNFRPDRARQIIQCLAKEDFTDFERPLRPELDVVTFTQYEAGLPVEVAFPPESLDDLLGQVVASRGLRQYRTAETEKYPHVTYFMNGGVEQPLEGEDRHLVPSPRVATYDQAPAMNAETLTVSCIEAIEKGVYSLVVINYANPDMVGHTGVMEAATEAIEKVDQCVGRLLDAVGRMGGTMIITADHGNAERMLGDDGQAWTAHTTNPVPLILVEGERRKIRGMGNAIRLRDNGGLADIAPTLLQLLDLEKPKTMTGSTLIEPIETPVPSTARLPQPV, from the coding sequence GTGAACGTTGCCGATCGCCATACAGGACGACCAAGCAGGGAGCGATCCATTGCTCCAGTTGTTCTGGCGATCCTGGATGGATGGGGCGAGCGCAGCGACACCGACCACAACGCCATCCAAGCCGCCAGCACTCCCGTCATGGATGCGCTGCGTCACGCCTATCCCCAGACATTGATCCAGGCGAGCGGCTCCCACGTGGGATTGCCTGATGGGCAAATGGGCAATTCCGAGGTCGGGCATCTCACCATCGGCGCGGGCAGAATCATTCGCCAGGAACTGGTACGGATCGGCGACACGGTGCGTGACAACCAGTTGAGAGCCGTTCCAAAACTCCGTGAACTGGCCGAACGTCTGCGTGCAAGCAACGGCACGCTTCACCTGCTGGGCCTCTGCTCAGACGGTGGCGTACACAGCCACGTTGATCACCTGTGCGGACTGCTGCACTGGGCAGCCGACGAAGGCCTGAAACACGTTTCGATCCATGCGATCACCGATGGACGCGACACCCCCACGCAGAGTGCTCCGATTTACTTGAAGCAGGTTGAGGACACCATTCAGTCTTGTGGAGTGGGTGAGATCGCCAGCATCTGCGGTCGTTACTGGGCCATGGACCGCGACCGCCGCTGGGAGCGCACCTCACGCGCCCATGAACTGCTGACTTCACCTGACGTTCCTGTGAGCGAGCTGTCGGCGTCTGAAGCATTGCAGGCCAGCTACGACAGCGGCACCACCGATGAATTCGTGGAACCAATACGTCTGCGTGCAACCCATCTGAACGATGGCGATGCCCTGCTGATGTTCAATTTCAGACCTGACAGGGCGCGCCAGATCATTCAGTGCCTGGCAAAAGAGGACTTTACCGATTTCGAAAGGCCCCTAAGGCCTGAGTTGGACGTCGTTACGTTCACGCAGTACGAAGCAGGTCTCCCCGTGGAAGTGGCTTTTCCACCCGAGTCCCTTGATGACTTGCTGGGTCAAGTTGTGGCATCGCGTGGACTACGCCAGTACAGAACGGCAGAGACGGAGAAATATCCCCATGTGACCTATTTCATGAACGGCGGTGTGGAGCAGCCGCTGGAAGGAGAAGACCGTCATCTGGTGCCCTCTCCCCGTGTCGCAACCTATGACCAGGCTCCGGCCATGAACGCCGAAACCCTCACCGTGAGCTGCATCGAAGCCATCGAGAAGGGGGTTTATTCCCTGGTGGTGATCAACTACGCCAATCCAGACATGGTGGGACATACCGGCGTGATGGAGGCCGCCACCGAGGCAATCGAGAAAGTCGACCAGTGCGTTGGACGCCTGCTCGATGCCGTGGGTCGCATGGGTGGCACGATGATCATCACGGCAGATCACGGCAACGCCGAACGGATGCTGGGCGATGATGGCCAGGCTTGGACGGCCCACACCACCAATCCGGTGCCATTAATTCTCGTGGAAGGGGAGCGCAGGAAGATCCGTGGCATGGGTAACGCAATTCGCCTGCGCGATAACGGCGGGCTTGCTGACATTGCACCCACTCTTCTGCAGCTACTCGATCTCGAGAAACCCAAGACCATGACAGGAAGCACCCTGATCGAACCGATCGAGACACCCGTGCCCTCCACCGCGCGCCTGCCTCAACCGGTCTGA
- the secG gene encoding preprotein translocase subunit SecG, translating to MITTVLSWIWIGSGLLLILFVLLHSPKGDGMGGLAASGSTSFTSASSAEATLNRITWTTLAIFLTLAVILSAGWLS from the coding sequence ATGATCACCACCGTTCTTTCCTGGATCTGGATCGGCAGCGGCCTCTTGCTGATCCTGTTTGTCCTTCTGCATAGCCCCAAGGGCGACGGCATGGGTGGGCTCGCCGCTAGTGGAAGCACTTCATTTACTAGTGCCAGCAGTGCGGAAGCGACCCTTAACCGAATCACCTGGACCACCCTGGCCATCTTTCTAACGCTGGCTGTGATCCTGAGTGCCGGCTGGCTGAGCTGA
- a CDS encoding MscL family protein — MFFRRWLREFQEFFFQKGNALNLAIAVVVGTQFQQIVDAVSKDLLMPLLNPLVRDGSWHNLAIPYFDGELAIGRILDVVLNSILVGWTLFLIIKVINRSERLASSGVEKLRGQASSESDASR; from the coding sequence ATGTTTTTTCGTCGTTGGTTGCGCGAGTTTCAGGAGTTTTTCTTCCAGAAGGGCAATGCTTTGAACCTTGCCATTGCGGTGGTGGTCGGCACGCAGTTTCAGCAGATCGTTGACGCCGTTAGCAAAGATCTGCTGATGCCTCTGCTAAATCCTCTCGTGCGTGACGGTAGCTGGCATAACCTGGCGATTCCCTATTTCGACGGTGAGCTGGCTATCGGGCGAATTCTCGATGTCGTACTTAACTCCATCCTCGTGGGCTGGACCCTATTTCTGATCATCAAGGTGATCAATCGATCAGAGAGATTGGCCTCCTCTGGTGTGGAGAAACTGCGTGGTCAGGCGTCTTCTGAAAGTGATGCCTCACGTTGA
- the groL gene encoding chaperonin GroEL (60 kDa chaperone family; promotes refolding of misfolded polypeptides especially under stressful conditions; forms two stacked rings of heptamers to form a barrel-shaped 14mer; ends can be capped by GroES; misfolded proteins enter the barrel where they are refolded when GroES binds): MAKRIIYNENARRALEKGIDILAESVAVTLGPKGRNVVLEKKFGAPQIINDGVTIAKEIELEDHIENTGVALIRQAASKTNDAAGDGTTTATVLAHAMVKAGLRNVAAGANAITLKKGIDKASDFLVDKIKENAKPIADSNAIAQVGTISAGNDEEVGRMIADAMDKVGKEGVISLEEGKSMTTELEVTEGMRFDKGYISPYFATDTERMEAVLDEPYILLTDKKIGLVQDLVPVLEQIARTGKPLLIIAEDIEKEALATLVVNRLRGVLNVAAVKAPGFGDRRKAMLEDMAVLTNGQLITEDAGLKLENAKIEMLGTARRVTINKDTTTIVAEGNDVAVKARCEQIRKQMDETESTYDKEKLQERLAKLAGGVAVVKVGAATETEMKDKKLRLEDAINATKAAVEEGIVPGGGTTLAHLAPTLEQWATSSLEGEELIGANIVAAALTAPLMRIAENAGVNGAVVAENVKAKAFNDGYNAANGDYVDMLAAGIVDPAKVTRSGLQNAASIAGMVLTTECIVADMPEKKEAAPAGGGMGGGDFDY, from the coding sequence ATGGCCAAGCGCATCATTTACAACGAGAACGCTCGCCGCGCTCTTGAAAAGGGCATTGACATTCTTGCCGAATCCGTTGCTGTGACACTCGGCCCCAAGGGTCGCAACGTTGTTCTCGAAAAGAAGTTCGGTGCTCCTCAGATCATTAACGACGGCGTCACGATCGCCAAAGAGATCGAACTCGAGGACCACATCGAGAACACCGGTGTTGCTCTGATTCGTCAGGCTGCCTCAAAGACCAATGACGCCGCCGGTGACGGCACCACTACAGCGACCGTTTTGGCTCATGCCATGGTCAAGGCTGGTTTGCGCAACGTGGCCGCCGGTGCCAACGCCATCACCCTGAAAAAGGGCATCGATAAAGCTTCTGATTTCTTGGTCGACAAGATCAAAGAAAACGCTAAGCCGATCGCTGATAGCAATGCCATTGCGCAGGTGGGCACTATCTCCGCCGGTAATGACGAAGAAGTGGGTCGGATGATCGCCGATGCCATGGACAAGGTTGGTAAGGAGGGTGTGATTTCCCTGGAAGAGGGCAAGTCGATGACCACCGAACTGGAGGTCACCGAGGGAATGCGCTTCGACAAGGGCTACATCTCCCCTTATTTCGCCACTGACACCGAGCGAATGGAAGCCGTCCTTGACGAGCCCTACATTCTGCTCACCGACAAAAAGATCGGCCTCGTGCAGGATCTCGTGCCCGTGCTCGAGCAGATTGCCCGCACTGGCAAGCCCTTGCTGATCATCGCCGAGGATATTGAAAAGGAAGCTCTTGCCACCCTGGTGGTAAACCGCCTGCGTGGGGTACTCAATGTTGCTGCCGTTAAGGCTCCCGGCTTTGGAGACCGTCGCAAAGCCATGCTGGAAGACATGGCTGTGCTGACCAATGGTCAGCTGATCACGGAAGATGCCGGTCTGAAGCTTGAGAACGCCAAGATCGAGATGTTGGGCACTGCCCGTCGTGTGACCATCAACAAGGACACCACCACCATCGTGGCTGAAGGCAACGATGTGGCTGTGAAAGCTCGTTGTGAGCAGATTCGTAAGCAGATGGACGAAACCGAGTCCACCTACGACAAGGAGAAGCTTCAGGAGCGACTGGCCAAGCTCGCCGGTGGCGTTGCAGTAGTGAAGGTGGGTGCTGCTACCGAAACCGAGATGAAGGACAAGAAGCTTCGTCTTGAGGATGCCATCAACGCGACCAAGGCAGCAGTGGAAGAAGGCATCGTTCCTGGAGGCGGCACCACCCTTGCCCATCTGGCTCCCACGCTCGAGCAGTGGGCCACTTCCAGCCTGGAGGGTGAGGAGCTGATCGGTGCCAATATCGTGGCTGCTGCTCTGACTGCGCCACTGATGCGCATCGCTGAGAATGCAGGCGTGAATGGCGCTGTTGTGGCTGAAAATGTGAAGGCAAAGGCCTTTAACGACGGCTACAACGCTGCTAACGGTGACTACGTCGACATGCTGGCTGCCGGCATTGTCGACCCTGCCAAGGTGACCCGTTCTGGTTTGCAGAACGCTGCGTCAATCGCCGGCATGGTGCTGACCACGGAATGCATCGTTGCCGACATGCCTGAGAAAAAAGAAGCCGCACCGGCTGGCGGCGGCATGGGCGGTGGCGATTTCGACTACTGA
- the groES gene encoding co-chaperone GroES, with the protein MAAVSLSVSTVKPLGDRVFVKVSESEEKTSGGILLPDTAKEKPQVGEVVQVGPGKRNDDGSRQSPEVGVGDKVLYSKYAGTDIKLGSDEFVLLSEKDILAIVN; encoded by the coding sequence ATGGCAGCTGTTTCTCTCAGCGTCTCCACTGTTAAGCCCCTTGGCGATCGCGTTTTCGTCAAAGTCTCAGAATCCGAGGAGAAAACCTCCGGCGGCATCCTGCTCCCCGACACCGCTAAGGAAAAGCCTCAGGTAGGCGAAGTTGTTCAGGTTGGACCCGGTAAGCGTAATGACGACGGATCGCGCCAGTCTCCTGAAGTAGGAGTCGGCGACAAGGTCCTCTACAGCAAGTACGCAGGCACCGACATCAAGCTTGGAAGCGATGAGTTTGTGCTCCTCTCCGAGAAGGACATTCTCGCCATCGTCAACTGA